The following are encoded in a window of Blattabacterium cuenoti genomic DNA:
- a CDS encoding CPBP family intramembrane glutamic endopeptidase, with protein MKKYFKITYTESVLLILAFTGLNFFNIIFRKLLIAIHLPDSMIFSISYTIPFIFLFIFISHQAQKKNRIIELSFKVSPWYIYIVLFFVMLCLIILNDYVTSLVPKEGPLLGNMYKEIEDFLKEEAKNPIPFFSTTVLLAPICEEVLFRGIILNGMLKNKIHPIKAILFSSFLFGITHMNPWQFLGGILIGSFIGFIYFTTSSIIDCILLHVFNNAFALFTMFFFMKNEEFFSKEKNFNFWLILIISFTIIMGCIFLFKKRRKK; from the coding sequence ATGAAGAAATATTTTAAAATAACCTACACAGAATCAGTTTTATTGATTTTAGCATTTACGGGTTTGAACTTTTTTAACATAATTTTTAGAAAATTATTGATTGCTATCCATTTACCTGATAGTATGATATTTTCTATATCATATACAATTCCCTTTATTTTTTTATTTATTTTTATTTCTCACCAAGCTCAAAAAAAAAACCGAATCATAGAATTATCATTTAAAGTTTCTCCATGGTATATTTATATTGTTCTTTTTTTCGTAATGCTTTGTTTGATTATACTTAACGACTACGTGACTTCTTTAGTTCCAAAAGAAGGTCCATTGTTAGGAAATATGTATAAAGAAATTGAAGATTTTTTAAAAGAAGAAGCTAAAAATCCAATTCCATTTTTTTCCACTACAGTTTTGTTGGCTCCTATATGTGAAGAAGTTCTTTTTAGAGGAATTATATTAAATGGAATGTTAAAAAACAAAATACATCCAATCAAAGCGATCCTCTTTTCTTCTTTTTTATTTGGAATAACACATATGAATCCTTGGCAATTTTTAGGAGGGATTCTTATTGGAAGTTTCATCGGTTTTATTTATTTCACTACTTCTTCTATAATAGACTGCATATTATTACATGTCTTCAACAATGCTTTTGCTCTATTTACTATGTTTTTTTTCATGAAAAATGAAGAATTCTTTTCAAAAGAAAAAAATTTTAATTTTTGGTTAATTTTGATAATTAGTTTTACCATAATTATGGGTTGCATTTTTCTTTTTAAAAAAAGAAGAAAAAAATGA